Proteins from a genomic interval of Coccinella septempunctata chromosome 2, icCocSept1.1, whole genome shotgun sequence:
- the LOC123306943 gene encoding uncharacterized protein LOC123306943 — protein MNREQYHQLATTQLSDEKFYERLERDPSNCYQQRGNKMIGEMKKRGIIDEEQARQLTFYKGTSPKYYGLPKIHKAELNLRPIISSIDCPNTGITKFLTGILTNSYNQENQYYIKDSFEFANFMNDLKLPSGYVLVSWDAISLYTNTTLDTAKWCINNKWEDIEPNSPINQDEFLRLLEFLFDTISFSFEGSYYKQKEGTPMGLQISGIIAEYVIDEVLNYTKQKLTCQLPFIKKYRDDTITAMPEEFIQQSLQILNSYDNSKTLQFTIEVENNKSLPFLDMTVIREETEEGSTLITDWHKKKISSNRYIHHKSYHPFNMKVNIIRNLKTRITKICHPRFINKNLKILSGILRENGYPYGLLNKIIHGTPNTLESPRQIESLQATNEEQTRRYITLPYIEELSPPLKKLIPKEKFQVATRNVKPLRSIFTNLKDPTPTLQQNGVVYKISCKDCEGVYVGQTSTTLKQRLSGHKSDINNSRRKEVVH, from the coding sequence ATGAACAGAGAACAATACCACCAACTAGCAACAACTCAACTATCGGATGAAAAATTCTATGAGAGACTGGAAAGAGATCCTTCAAACTGCTACCAACAAAGAGGGAACAAAATGATTGGGGAAATGAAGAAACGAGGCATAATTGATGAAGAACAAGCAAGACAACTCACATTTTACAAGGGAACCAGCCCAAAATACTATGGCTTACCAAAAATACACAAAGCAGAATTAAACCTCAGACCAATAATCTCTTCGATTGATTGCCCAAATACAGGAATAACCAAATTCTTAACAGGTATCCTAACTAATTCCTACAACCAAGAAAACCAGTATTATATAAAAGACTCGTTCGAATTTGCAAATTTTATGAATGACTTGAAGCTCCCAAGTGGTTATGTGCTGGTGAGTTGGGATGCAATTTCATTATACACAAACACTACCTTAGATACAGCCAAATGGTGCATCAACAACAAGTGGGAAGACATTGAACCGAACAGCCCAATTAACCAAGATGAATTCTTGAGGCTGTTAGAATTTCTGTTCGACACCATCTCATTCTCATTTGAAGGATCTTACTACAAACAGAAAGAAGGAACCCCAATGGGATTACAAATCTCAGGGATAATAGCTGAATACGTGATAGATGAGGTGCTGAACTACACAAAACAAAAACTGACATGCCAATTAccgtttataaaaaaatatagagaTGACACCATAACGGCCATGCCAGAGGAATTTATCCAGCAGTCCTTACAAATATTGAATTCCTACGATAACAGCAAAACGCTTCAGTTCACCATAGAAGTAGAAAACAACAAATCCTTACCGTTCCTGGATATGACAGTGATCAGAGAAGAAACAGAAGAGGGCAGTACATTAATTACTGACTGGCACAAGAAGAAAATATCATCCAACAGGTACATCCACCACAAATCCTACCATCCTTTTAACATGAAAGTCAACATAATAAGAAACctaaaaacaagaataacaAAAATATGCCATCCAAgatttataaacaaaaatttaaaaatattgtCAGGAATACTAAGAGAAAATGGCTACCCATATGGGTTGCTAAACAAAATCATTCACGGCACACCAAACACCTTAGAAAGCCCACGACAAATAGAATCACTGCAGGCAACGAATGAAGAACAAACACGAAGATACATCACCCTGCCATATATTGAAGAGTTATCACCACCACTAAAGAAACTGATTCCTAAAGAGAAATTTCAAGTTGCGACAAGAAACGTAAAACCACTTAGATCAATTTTTACAAATCTAAAAGATCCCACACCAACACTACAGCAAAATGGGGTGGTGTACAAGATCTCATGTAAAGATTGTGAAGGAGTATATGTGGGACAAACGTCGACCACATTAAAGCAACGTCTTTCAGGCCACAAAAGCGACATTAACAACAGCAGAAGAAAAGAAGTTGTGCATTAG
- the LOC123306946 gene encoding uncharacterized protein LOC123306946 encodes MELSSTLRQLKYALTTRHRTRQHINFLLTCKELNIIPKFLNIRFSSNFDKRYTHKLKLTLLKKEIRRQMNVSGFVDMKLKFLHHHLLKTLHTIEYEVLVNKLEADVFFENYESDHIRSRKLHSLIKTSHQLNNISSYRPDNDSEHVDRPIDDSSLHTFHGRFTNLSDTQFTLEETTLLNLGHKFAPTPQKFNMQTTAIDLEIQLRKHPVYGTLYGEFGHILNNYNRRHNTLHYNTPGLTKRQFTTTLKSIRHKISSNNLTVTRADKNAGLVILPTSVYNEKTLKFFEDNNIHANVTNILTRYTTRLNKLLRTALPTLQKFTPSLNIHNIKEKNPQIPNLYSLIKLHKVDKSIRPITSAHGSPAHKVSKVINHILTHQLGYKSPMSVKNSIELVKIIESTKLDSNNEYILVSFDIVNLYTNIPVAESLSLLREFLNGCQTLRDFNINNEDIQTIMNLMELISKQNFFSFNGSVYTMTDGVPMGSPISGLLAEIFIAYLESLIINYHLSHKIILWRRYVDDIFCIWSGTLDELNSFLTFINSLSRIKFTLEISDNNNINFLDLNITLNPDNSFNYNIYRKPTQTDVVIPKFSYHSPQIKRTAFYFLLNRLLNIPLTKTDYNKELGNIYKIATNNGYPVQFVDNILASIKEKRIYKKVYPHTPIKKTYVVVPYFHGFNCKLKSLLSNHDLALINSSHKTLERLLDNNKPKKNNAQKSGIYKINCDNCPAFYIGMTTRAAGIRFNEHVKNRPSSAMGGHLHENEHSASLEGLTIIHESDDFWRLTLLEQLEILKNKNSEHFLNEIKDFPNPNLYKLVLFPNQ; translated from the coding sequence atggagcTATCCAGTACCCTCCGACAGCTGAAATATGCACTCACCACCCGACATAGGACAAGACAACatattaatttcctattaacTTGTAAAGAGCTCAACATCATCCCAAAGTTCTTGAACATAAGGTTCTCTTCCAACTTCGATAAAAGATACACACACAAGTTGAAACTTACATTGCTGAAAAAGGAGATAAGAAGACAAATGAATGTATCTGGCTTTGTGGATATGAAACTTAAATTCCTACATCACCATCTACTTAAGACATTACACACCATAGAATACGAAGTACTAGTCAACAAACTCGAAGCAGATGTATTCTTTGAAAACTACGAATCAGATCATATAAGATCGAGAAAACTTCACAGCTTGATCAAGACTTCTCACCAGCTCAACAACATCTCTTCATATCGGCCAGACAATGACAGCGAACATGTTGACAGGCCGATTGATGACAGTTCCTTGCACACCTTCCACGGACGTTTCACTAACTTGTCTGATACACAGTTCACATTAGAAGAGACTACTCTACTTAACCTTGGGCACAAATTTGCCCCGACCCCTCAGAAGTTCAACATGCAGACCACAGCCATCGACTTGGAAATACAACTGCGAAAACATCCTGTTTATGGCACATTATATGGAGAATTTGGGCACATACTCAACAACTACAATAGAAGACATAATACACTTCACTACAATACACCAGGTCTCACAAAAAGACAGTTTACTACAACCTTAAAATCTATTAGACATAAAATCTCGTCTAACAACCTCACAGTCACTAGAGCAGACAAAAATGCAGGTCTGGTTATCCTTCCAACTTCTgtttataatgaaaaaacattgaaattctTCGAAGACAATAACATTCACGCAAACGTAACTAACATCTTGACAAGGTACACCACTCGATTGAACAAGCTACTCAGGACGGCCTTGCCTACCCTTCAGAAGTTCACCCCTAGCTTAAACATTCATAACATTAAAGAAAAGAACCCACAGATCCCAAATCTATATAGTCTTATAAAACTTCATAAAGTAGACAAGAGCATCAGACCTATAACTTCAGCACACGGTTCACCAGCCCATAAGGTATCAAAGGTCATCAACCACATCTTGACCCATCAATTAGGATATAAATCACCCATGTCTGTAAAAAATTCGATAGAATTAGTCAAGATCATAGAATCCACCAAATTAGACTCGAACAATGAGTATATTTTAGTTTCCTTCGACATAGTTAATCTTTACACAAACATTCCAGTCGCAGAATCCCTCTCTTTACTGAGGGAATTCCTGAATGGTTGTCAGACCCTAAGAGACTTCAATATTAATAACGAAGACATCCAAACGATAATGAACTTAATGGAACTTATTTCTAAGCAAAATTTCTTCAGCTTCAATGGCAGTGTTTACACTATGACAGATGGTGTACCTATGGGTTCACCCATCAGTGGACTTCTTGCAGAGATTTTCATAGCTTACTTGGAGTCTCTAATCATCAATTACCACTTATCACATAAAATAATTCTTTGGAGAAGGTACGTTGATGACATATTCTGTATATGGTCTGGAACCCTTGACGAATTAAACTCCTTTCTCACGTTCATCAACTCCCTATCCAGAATTAAATTCACACTAGAGATTTCCGATAACAACAATATTAACTTCTTGGACTTGAACATTACTCTGAACCCCGACAATTCGTTTAACTATAATATTTACAGAAAGCCCACACAAACTGACGTTGTGATCCCTAAGTTCTCCTACCACTCACCCCAGATCAAGAGGACAGCCTTCTACTTTCTTCTGAACCGCCTGCTTAACATTCCCCTTACTAAAACAGACTACAATAAAGAACTTGGTAACATCTACAAGATTGCCACCAACAATGGCTACCCTGTACAATTTGTGGACAACATCTTAGCCTCTATCAAAGAAAAACGCATTTACAAGAAAGTGTACCCTCATACTCCTATCAAGAAAACTTATGTGGTTGTTCCTTACTTCCATGGATTCAACTGCAAGTTAAAATCTCTGCTTTCCAATCACGACCTAGCCCTCATTAACAGCTCACATAAAACTTTAGAGAGACTACTGGATAACAATAAACCAAAGAAAAACAACGCCCAAAAAAGTGgaatttataaaataaattgcGACAACTGCCCTGCCTTCTATATTGGTATGACAACCAGAGCCGCAGGAATCAGATTTAATGAACATGTCAAGAATAGACCATCTTCAGCGATGGGTGGCCACTTGCATGAAAATGAACATTCCGCTTCACTCGAGGGACTGACCATAATTCACGAAAGCGACGACTTCTGGAGGCTAACTCTTCTAGAACAACTCGAGATTCTGAAGAACAAAAATAGTGAACACTTCCTCAACGAGATTAAAGATTTTCCTAACCCAAATTTATACAAACTAGTTCTCTTTCCCAACCAGTGA
- the LOC123306944 gene encoding uncharacterized protein LOC123306944 — MLDRNTGLQFLVDSGADVSIIPYGQKTSAQVNSNNDFILYAANGTRIPTYGIIIMEIDLGLRRAFRWPFIIAKTSRGILGADFLKKFNLLVDLKRQQLVDGDTKLCRKGELASITSEDVVSTLVSEKLDKFSVLLNNYSELTRPNFLPSNVEHNVKHHIVTTGQPVFSKPRRLDNQKLTIAKKEFQFMLDNGIIQPSK, encoded by the coding sequence ATGTTAGACAGGAACACGGGTTTGCAATTTTTAGTGGACAGCGGTGCTGAcgtatcaattattccatatgGTCAGAAAACTTCAGCACAGGTAAATTCGAACAATGACTTCATCTTGTATGCTGCTAATGGTACTCGGATACCCACCTATGGCATCATAATTATGGAAATCGATTTAGGTCTAAGGCGTGCATTTAGATGGCCTTTCATCATCGCCAAAACCTCAAGAGGCATTCTGGGTGCtgactttttgaaaaaattcaacctaCTCGTCGATCTGAAGAGACAACAGTTGGTGGATGGCGACACTAAGCTTTGCAGAAAAGGTGAATTGGCGTCCATCACATCAGAAGATGTAGTGAGTACTTTAGTCAGTGAAAAACTTGATAAATTCAGTGTACTATTGAACAATTATTCTGAGTTAACTCGACCAAATTTTCTGCCTAGTAATGTTGAGCACAATGTTAAACACCATATCGTTACAACAGGACAGCCAGTATTTTCGAAACCTAGACGtcttgataaccaaaaattgaCTATAGCTAAGAAAGAATTTCAGTTTATGTTGGACAATGGTATTATTCAACCATCAaagtaa
- the LOC123306720 gene encoding uncharacterized protein LOC123306720: MALINTKANAEIPADWMEIIESARCKPSPFKVIPVDNSITRDWIAFFEKSYLRKCPFPSRPIRELEIRKSHPRMIFHRDTFNGPWCSTVVTPAQRKTIRGPPLQPGEFVHPSRAYDGPLTLSKEKHKDLMALKKFCRPEAKEFFEALKQPD, encoded by the exons ATGGCGCTTATAAACACAAAAGCTAATGCTGAAATTCCAGCTGACTGGATGGAAATTATTGAGTCGGCCAGATGTAAACCTTCTCCATTCAAAGTAATACCAGTGGACAATTCTATTACTCGTGATTGGATTGCcttttttgaaaaatcatatttaagAAAATGCCCATTTCCATCACGCCCTATTAGAGAACTCGAAATAAGAAAATCTCATCCAAGAATGATCTTTCATCGGGATACATTCAATGGTCCTTGGTGTTCAACAGTAGTGACTCCTGCCCAACGAAAAACCATTAGGGGCCCCCCACTGCAACCTGGTGAATTTGTTCATCCATCGAGAGCTTACGATG GACCTTTGACTCTTTCGAAAGAGAAACATAAAGATCTTATGGCATTGAAGAAATTTTGCAGACCAGAAGCCAAAGAATTTTTTGAAGCCTTGAAACAGCCAGATTGA
- the LOC123306724 gene encoding uncharacterized protein LOC123306724 has protein sequence MLDILDTLDSYEEVITKTSPNLHDYFAGRDSRLAGALGVIHFNIRSLRKHFDELLVYLERNLNNLDVIVLSETWNLDSRWKDGARFYRVKRHREVIVSLLMCWGNISLSQLKQCYARKVETS, from the exons ATGTTGGACATTTTGGATACATTGGATAGTTATGAGGAAGTTATTACGAAGACAAGTCCTAATTTACACGATTATTTTGCGGGAAGAGACAGCAGGTTGGCGGGTGCATTGGGTGTTATACATTTTAATATTCGGAGTCTGAGGAAGCATTTTGATGAATTGCTCGTATACTTGGAGAGAAACTTGAATAATTTGGATGTCATAGTCCTGTCGGAAACATGGAATCTTGATTCG AGGTGGAAAGATGGAGCGAGATTTTATCGTGTAAAGAGACACAGAGAGGTTATAGTGTCTTTGTTGATGTGTTGGGGAAACATATCGCTGAGTCAACTGAAACAATGCTACGCAAGAAAGGTAGAAACAAGCTGA
- the LOC123306941 gene encoding uncharacterized protein LOC123306941, with product MVLTREMRDELESAVNNAVHKCLTSDAVIKTIVNNVSEAIMKTMETKLAEMEKSVNTIHDKLSSMKEEYDYKISELKTETEIAKSEKNTLQKKFDQMDQFSRRSNLRILNFEENPSEQIREEVIKVGKKNEGKARGVFIKLHDYMVKHKIYNKKRMLKGTGIIIREDLTGPRMELLGMAVDKYGMRNVWTDSGRIFINKDNKLHKIISKDELMSLL from the exons ATGGTTTTAACACGGGAAATGAGGGATGAATTAGAATCGGCTGTGAATAACGCTGTCCATAAATGCCTTACCAGTGATGCAGTCATAAAAACGATTGTAAACAACGTGTCCGAAGCGATAATGAAAACAATGGAAACGAAGTTAGCTGAAATGGAAAAATCCGTCAACACTATACACGATAAATTATCGAGTATGAAAGAGGAATATGAttataaaatttctgaactgaAAACCGAAACTGAAATTGCCAAGTCGGAAAAAAACACTTTACAAAAGAAGTTCGATCAAATGGATCAATTCTCAAGGAGGTCAAACCtaagaattttgaatttcgaaGAGAATCCGAGTGAACAAATCAGGGAAGAAGTAATAAA AGTGGGAAAGAAAAATGAAGGAAAGGCGAGAGGAGTCTTCATCAAACTACATGACTATATGGTTAAGCACAAAATCTATAACAAAAAGAGAATGCTGAAAGGGACTGGAATCATTATAAGGGAGGATTTAACAGGTCCTAGAATGGAATTGCTGGGCATGGCTGTTGACAAATATGGTATGCGAAACGTCTGGACTGATTCTGGCAGAATATTTATAAATAAGGATAATAAGTTACACAAGATAATATCTAAAGATGAGTTAATGAGCTTACTgtaa
- the LOC123306945 gene encoding uncharacterized protein LOC123306945, producing MSQAESPSVEENQVPENNLPEINKISVEIPPFWSEKPERWFYQIDAQFRINGIRKDSLKFDYLISQLEPSLIDNIWDIATGSDDNKYQLAKERLTSILAESEEKRIKRLLTGQNLGDLKPSQLLRKLKTLAGTDISERVIKTLWLENLPINIKNVVITSEEGVNRLAIMADKIYELNPPNELYGIKGSGSNATKSTSNELEELRTEVAELTKAIKQFSISYEKRPTRRSLTPGRGRDRSKSRQKFNPEGKYCYFHYRYGKKCRPEKCTGPCAWKKPENSSQ from the coding sequence ATGTCGCAAGCTGAATCCCCAAGTGTGGAAGAAAATCAAGTTCCAGAAAACAATCTACCAGAAATCAACAAAATCTCAGTTGAAATTCCACCTTTTTGGTCAGAGAAACCGGAACGTTGGTTTTATCAAATAGATGCTCAATTTAGAATTAATGGTATCAGAAAGGACTCACTGAAATTCGACTATTTAATATCCCAGCTGGAACCTTCCTTAATAGACAATATTTGGGATATAGCAACCGGTTCAGATGATAATAAATATCAGCTTGCCAAAGAAAGATTGACGAGCATATTAGCAGAAAGTGAAGAAAAACGAATAAAGAGATTATTAACAGGGCAAAACCTTGGTGATCTGAAACCAAGTCAACTGTTAAGGAAATTGAAAACTCTAGCAGGTACTGATATATCAGAAAGAGTAATAAAAACCTTGTGGTTGGAAAATCTaccaatcaatataaaaaatgtagtGATCACAAGTGAAGAAGGTGTTAATCGTCTTGCAATCATGGCTGATAAAATTTATGAGTTAAACCCACCAAATGAATTGTATGGTATTAAAGGTTCAGGTTCCAATGCAACTAAAAGTACTTCCAATGAACTTGAAGAATTGAGAACAGAAGTAGCGGAACTTACTAAAGCTATCAAACAGTTCAGTATAAGTTATGAAAAAAGACCTACTAGGCGAAGTCTAACCCCTGGGAGAGGCCGAGATAGATCGAAATCAAGACAAAAATTCAATCCAGAAGGAAAATACTGTTATTTTCACTACAGATATGGTAAAAAATGCCGCCCTGAAAAATGTACTGGTCCTTGTGCTTGGAAAAAGCCGGAAAACTCCAGTCAGTAG